AATGCATTTTCTACTTTAAAAACCTTAATAGTCCAAAATTGACATAAAAATCTCATGTAGGCAAAAGAACCATTTGTATGCATACAAAATTTCTTCGAGGATATGATTTATACTTTAAGCTCTCTCTTAGCAAAACTATTGCAAGGAATATCGagaatatttcttcaaaagtttgTTTTATGTCATCTCAAACGCTGTGGTAAGAGGTTTTGCTGCTTTTACATAGTTGATACTTTAAAGCGCCCAAATCAGTTAACCCTTTCATATATCTAagatcgacaaattggtattaaacttgtctgcgaggataaaagcactagTTTAATTGGGTTGGGTGGCCCCGcgggtcattgtataggccgcaTACGCATTCATTAAGCTCCCTGATTCTGAAAGTCggacgcggtggcgcatccagAATCGATTCATGAAATGGAAGTCATCTTACCCTTGCCTCATTTTTCTAGGTCGTTTACACAATTAGCTGGCACGCCTCCACCTCCTACGAATAACCAAGCGTTGCCTCAACAGCAAATCCGACCAATAGTTGTAGCGGCCGGTGGTAGACAGTTGCCTGTTGGAAGGGCAACTGCACAACCGAGAGTGAATGTAACTAACATATACAGGTAAGTATAGAAGTGGATTTTTCATCGATCTTAGGGCTACAATGAACATCCTTTTCAGTCCATACGCATCTTGTTCGTCCGATACAGAGATGGAAAAGAAGCACGCTCAAGCTGATGCGGAGCCTCCTGATAGTTCAGGAACTCTACGGGTAGGGATGCCCGCCTATTTGAAGCTGATGACTCGTCATTCATCCTTATGTGATTTGCAGCCTTCAAACTCAACAGAAGAATTGAACGCGCAAATGGAGAACTTGGATACGATGATTGATGATCTACAGGCGCTTCAACATGAATTTGGAGTAGTGTCTTGAAGTGTCAGCGGATACGTATCGTAGTGGTGATTCTTCTCTCGGTGTCGTAGAGTTATGATTTTGTACAGATTCGTATTCCTAACAAttgtttttctgatttctcgaaatcttttcattccttcataACCTCGCAAGTCACCCTTGATCTAGCACTCGATTGTCCTTCGGAATCCTTTGAGGACATCAGTGGCGAGCTCCTTGCCGTTTCgcttctgtttatttattccacTATTCCAAGTTTCCACGTTGATATGTCCATTCTTGGTGCCGCTCAATTCTTCGATTTGAAACAGACGGACATGTTTGTTCTTTCCACCCTCATATATCTTGTTTTCACTTTGAATGTTATACCTTTTATCTGTCGCATATCTCGTCAATTTTGTGTACCCTTTATTTAGTGCTTTTGTGCTCTTCCAAAGGTCTCCAAATCCGCTTAGCTAACGTGTAtgttaatttcaaattcagtATTCCCTATGCCCACAATGGGCCTCACACTGGTAACCCACAGTATTTATAAATTCACTGTATTTCGCTCAGTTTTTGAGATATGGTTTTTAGTTCCTATGAAATGATTGCGTGATTGTCTCTCAACTACATGCGTAATAGATAATTGCTCAATGTACTCTACAAATTGCAGATTCTTCGTCCGCAGTATAGTATACAATTAGTCGACTAATTAGATTGGGGCAGTTTATGGGAATATGGATGGATTCTTTAACGTGAAGAATCAAAtcagattttttaaactagAATCCTCGGCGTGAACAATCAAATTTTAACGAAGGAAAGTTACAGGACTAAACGAAGTATAGAGAACAGCAAATTAAAGCTTTTTGCAGTTAATAAGATTAGTTAATAAGATTATAAGATTTCGAATGAAATGATAGAAACCGTGGAGAGGAGCCCTGTGAAGTTTATGTGAATTAATCTGGCAAGTTCGAGGAAATTGTTATCTGTTGCGAAGGAACAACAGTGACGTCAGTAAtctgaagaaggagaagaaaaaaataagcaaaattaGCTAATAGATGTAAATCCGTCCATATATCTGCGAGCGTTAGAACTCCAACATCACATGGACTTATAATAttcgttgaaaaagaaaaaaaagctagagtTTTAAGGTTGATCAGTCAACCTTAAGACTTTGGCAGCAATGCGATAGCCTTCAGAATCGCAAAAATTCATTAAGGCAATAACTCGCTAAGGACGAACCGATGTACAAATCATTCTACTTACCTGCTTAGCCAAAGGGAGGGGAATTGCAGTATCGACCGTGCCTGAGAGTACAACCTCCTATGTCTCATGGTCGGGTTAAAACCACCTGAAGGTCCATGTAATTGCGCAGGCTGCTGCACTCCTAGTTGCATGGTGAAACTAACGcttgtatagtcgggtcaaaacgagatgaatcacgagtgcagttgcggtgcatttgcgtacgcgctcgaaacggtgcgacggagacagcagttggaagcgagttgggaccgtcgcaaattgcagcgatgggtggtgccagcaacgGTTTCGCCACGcttctagccgctacgctccaccgaagccaCTCGAGAGAAGTCGcatacgcagttgcgtacgtgcttcatatcgttttgaccctattatgATTaccttgaaatatttgactaTAACTTTTGCTGTGCAGTTTCATGTAGATTATTCCTCCGCACAAAACTCTACAATAAAACTAACTGTTATAATCATGTACTGCACTAATGCTAAAGGACAATTCAAGATATTCCAGAATTGCAGTTCCTCTGGAACTGAACGTCAAAAATCTACTAAAACATACATGACTAGTCTATATTGTGGATAATCTACTAGAATAATCCTAGAATTTTGTGGCAATCGTAAAACTTTAAATGTGGATCATCAAACCATCCTTGTTTTACGAATGAAGGACGACCAAAAAGTAGCTATCCATTAACTCCTAATTCTTGGGattctttctgcttttcatTCAAATTGTTTAATGGATAGCTATCTTGCGAAAATAACTAACtctgcaaaaagaaacgagCATGCATAAACTCTGGTAATGAGAATGGAAtaccaaacaaagaaaacaagaaagttCATTCACAGAGCAACAATTCAACATTCTTCTAATGTTCCCCTAAAACTTCTAAAATTCCATAATAACAATCTGGGAAATTTCATAGATAAAACTCTggtaaaataatttcaaataagtGAATGTGTGAAGTTATGCTTCCTGATAACTTAACAATGCAGTTACAGGAACGTTGGATATTCGTTCTCTTCCTTGGAGGGGTACAAGTTCTATAAGAACAAATGCTTCTGCAACGGTGGCACCAGCTTTCTCAACAACTTCGACCGCCGcctgtaaagaaaaacaagtaatCTTAAAAGTCGTTAAGGTTTTGTTGGAATTCAAGAAGTATTTTCGTAACGAGGATTGGgctataaagaaaaataactggATTTGCAAGAGCCCAAGAGTATCACGCTATATAATGACGGGCTCAGTCTGTCACAAGTGTGGAGCGAATTCCAAGAAAAGGTAGTCCAAATTCGCCAAATTTGGGTGCCAAAAGCTAGAAAGCGGATGAGATGAGATGGGTGTCACAAACTGGTGCGCTAGAAAGCGCGGGAGATTCTATGGTAAGTGACTGGTGCGACAGCGCAAGAACTCAGAATCGCAAAGCTATTGTTCCATTAGCACCGCGCAGTAATTCGAAGCGAATTTGTCGGGACGAGGTAAATGAGACATTTTAACCAGTTTCGTTACCGTTACAACTGGACGCTTCATTTTAATGCACACGTTCGTGTGCCCCCTTCACTGTGCGTTGCCTTTATCACGTTTGCcagtttctttcttcagaaatcacATACGTGCATGCAGACAGCTGCCTTAATAGCAGCTAGCGGTTTACGTGATTTGAAGTACGACCCTATCCTTATCAGTATGATGACACCATCCAAGTCACTACATGGTAGCACATCACCCTATGTTAATTGTTGGGggaaagacgagaaaaaaagagcacttcTAATGTTTTCAAACTGTAGCGGTATCGGTAGAATGTAGATGTGAAGGCAGGTATAAATACTCTTTAAACGTAGTACTGACTGTTTTAGCAGGaagatttggaaaatttccatcaGTGGCTATATTTCTGacagaaagaaagataaaGGCGTTGTTTAGAAAACACTGATTTTAATTATGtggcaaaaatttgaagatagtgccccttttttgaatctttATCAATCgctgaaggcgagcgaagtggGCCccacaagaagtctgaagtccgactttagccggacgttcagatttATTACAATATGTTAACGAAGCTTGAGAAACCAATTACGCATTTGAAATCGTATAATGGAACTACTCTAATAAGATCCATCAAATTTAACAAAGCAAAATAATCATAAACAGTCATTTTTACTTCGAAATAACTGCCTAAAATATAGGAGACATACCTTCATTGTGCCTCCTGTTGCTAGTAAGTCGTCAACAATGACTACCTTCCAACCGGCTGACATAGCCCCTTTTTGAACCTCAACGGTGTCCTGGAAGAAGATTGCTTCAATTTTACTAATCGCAGTAGTAGAGTAGCATATTATGCTGTTGAAAGACGTTAGATATTAAAGATATGCCTCGCCATATTCCTTCTCATAGGATGCCTGGATACAGTCACCTGGCAATTTACCCTTCTTTCTTATTGGAATGAAAGGCACTCCCAAAAACACTGCAATCATAGGACCAAACAGGAAACCTAGAAGGAGTCGAAAACATCAAGAATACATgtacacaaaaacaaacactctGAACTAGCGGGAAATACCTCGCGCTTCAAGAGCCGCTATAGCATTGATCTCACCCACATCAGTACGAACATGTTCGGCAATCGCACAACAGAGATCTTTCACAAGCGAAGGGTTGGCGAATAGAGGCATTATATCTCTGCAACGGTAGGAATTGAAAAACATTCTAAACTACgatgtttttaaaattagttaaaaataaaagtggttGCTGTTGGCGCTGCACTAAACCGCTTAAAATTGAATTCTATCAACCATTTCTGTCCCTCTTTGAAGAGAATCTGGTACGAATTACATGTTTGAGATACAAAACTTTCTTAGTATTTGCGGGCTTGtcattttaaaatcaaaataccGAGCATTAAACCCTTCAGGTATTttcttagaggcatcactccaccaatctgaagtggtacggacttcaggagGAGCACTTTTAtaagggatagcagattatggagaggaaggtgtttccgttcatttcttcctaattgccgtaaaaacggcccggaagatacggcttctggcgttctgacgcactcttttctacagggagttcgattggagcgcgccagccttgtgcagcgccgcatcttccgggccgttttttacggcaattaggaagaaatggacggaatcaccctcctctccataatctactatccctcatAAGGATACTCCCcctgaaatctgcgccacctcagattcgtgaggtgatgtctttaaagctGTTGTTGGGAAAGCATCTAGTGACGACAAAAAAAGTATCCTGATCCATAAATGTCGGTCGGCAGAGAGCGAAATTCAATCACAAGCAAGCGAAATTCAGCGAAATCCGAGACACGAAGACAGAAATAATTTGACCCACAATTTGTTTCGAtatatttttcatcttttaataTCGTAAAGTGGAAGAAATGCGAAACAGGTTACTGACAGCACTGCACATTAATGTTACGTAAAAAAAGCTTTCGAAAAATTAAactgaaaatgcaaaaatcaaaGGCGATCCTCACTAGAGAGTTTCGCATCAtaagaatataataaaattgacAAGAGACTTGCTCAACTCCagattttctcataaaatcAGTAAAACAAGTTCTTCCACTTCTGTGAGGAATATTTGTGAAAGAAGAGCCGGCGTAGAGCAGTCGGCTGTAGCCGCATGGTGGATTGTTCGAAAtcccctagtgcaaaccaattCCTTCATCACtacggtgtcgataaattggaaccagacttgtttgggaggacaaaaacactgatttgatcataGGCgggcccccacaagtcattgtataggacaacacacgttccaaaaaaCCCCAACCATTACGAATTCCAATAaaaacgcgttgacgcatccaAAGTGAATTGATGATGATAAATGACTTTTATTTTGACTTTATAATTAAAACAAGCACGACGAATACCTCATGGTGCGAGAGCGGTACTCGACGCACGAGAGACTTAAGGTCCAGCATAAAACCTTAATCCTTAACGCTTCAATAAAAAcctatttgaagagaaaaaccgAGGAACTATAAGAAGTACAAAGATAACCAAGATAACAAATATGATCTCGGCAATGAGTTTTCATAAGCAATTCTTCTgaaataaattggaaaagtGGAATTCCATCTTCATATAACAACCATTTATAATAATTTCGATACAGTAGGCTGCTATCCTCAACCTCGATCTTTCGAAAAGACAAACAATGAAGCTTGCGAAGAAGAAATTACATCAGTACGAGTAATTTTCTCCACCCTAAAActtgtatttttgtttattcctaACAATTTCATGTGTCTCTGTGTCCCTGGGTATTCGTTTCCGCATTGTAGCACTTCTGATAGTGTAATTCCGAAGTGAATTTGATTCATGCCATTTTTGCCATTAACTTCCATTGAACACTTCAAATTAAGTGCGCTAACTGTTCTAAATTTGATGTgttcaacttttctttctggttACAAGTGAATAATCGAGTACGAAAAGCAATATGTTCTTAACAAAGTCATAGTCAGGCCTTCCTGGCATAAACGATACACCCTACCTACAactatagtggggtcaaaacgacatgaaccacgttgcagttgcgctcgaagcgacgcggtggagatatCGGTTGGAACCGACGTGCCTGATCACTACGCTCCAACGCGTcgcttcgatcgcagccgctcacgcagaTGCACCGGatttcatgtagttttgacccaactataaaaattaaaattgaaaaaattgaaaaaaattggcaaCATTCAATGCGgtcaatttgaaaatatgcGGCGCGACCGATAGGTCACATAAAACCACAAATTGGAGTCATTCGAAGAACAAACCTTTGCAGAGAGTGACTGAGCATATTTTGCGAATTTACAAGGACCATTTCCATACTACTACGAGATCActtaaacataaaaaaagactgaatACTCCCATTATGCACCATTTCTTAGTTACCGACAATCTCTACATTAACTGACCTGGTTTGAGAAGCAAAAAAGTTGTATTAGTTTCGCGAAGTAATTTGAGCCATTAGACAGACCACGTTCGCCTGGCCTGACAGCCCAAcctttcagaattttcaaaataaaaacgggTCGGCTGATTAGGGTTTACGCATTTTACTGTAGGTCCCACATAACGGCTCCAAACACGAAGAAAAAGCTTTGAAAATTGTCATACATAAGCACACGTGAATGTGATGAGCACAAACATAACATCTACTAGCAAAGACCGTATTTTTGAAGGGACATTACATGCTGTACTGTCGAGAACAAAAGACTATTGATTCGTATGCATCACTTTGAGCATATGCTATAAGTAGACAAAATTAAGGATTTTAGGTACTAAAGTAGTTGGGGAGGGGCACTGAACCTCGGTTTTATTTCTAGAATCTCTACCTtccggggaaaatgtagtttgggAGAGGTCATTCAGTGGTGCCCTtacttttcgaagaaaataattaaatcaatcggatCCCTAAGGCTTAAGCGTTAGaattagaggatctatgacatgtaaactaaagttactcagagaaaaagtaagttaaagTCGACAAATAAGCCACTGAGTGCTCCCCccaacttcatttttcttctaccttcattttttctcttagtagtcTTAGTCTTCATGTCATAGGTCCTCTAACTACCTTAGCAccgaattttgaaaatatttgccGAACGtattatagttgggtcaaaacgacatgaaccacgagcaagcatttgcgtaagcggctgcggtcaAAGCGCCGCCACATAGAAAAcgttagaatcgaggtgggaccatctcgAGCTGCAGCggtgagtggtgctagcacaGTTCCTCGTTCGAtcctacgctccatcgcaccatCGGGGGCGCGGGAGCTTACGAGACTGCACCGAACTTTGTGCGGTTCTAACCCTACTATATTCATTcctggaaatgttttttttaagaagtgaTCGCGAACCCAACATCTGCTATGGCAGAAAGGTGAATTTCCGTAGTCTTACGCAAAACCTACTGGTTGTGACCTTACAGAAATGTGTTCACTGTGGAAAACGGTCATAAGTCATACTCTTGAGAACTCGCTGCGGAAACACTTATCAGAATCTTAACTCAATGGCTAAACTGGCACATGTCGATAAAATCGATACTGATAAGAGGTTGTTGCACTCGTCATCACCAACACCTACACTAGTCCATATAAGTGGGCTCTCAAAAAATTGCTCCTTCGTGTTCGGGGCCATTAAGTAAGAGCGTTGAAGTACATCAATACCGGTTTGTTCGAAGCACTGGAGCGGAGGTTAGAACTCCTATAAACATAACTTCGGGGGAGGGATCATCTGGCACGCCGTGTACGACTCGCCTGAAATTGATCCCTTTCTTCGGGAAATCCATTATGCTACGGATATGACGATCCACATCTGTCCTCAGCTCTTCTAGACGCCTCATCTGTAATCTTCAAAATATTCCAGTAACCAAGGGCAAACAAGGAAATACAAAATAACAGTGAATAACATAACAAAGAGCCAGGATAGGCGACGAACGGCCACTGATAGGACGTTTGCGCTTATGCGGTAGCAGGTCCCACAACGATTCCTGCCAGAGGCCCATCAAAGGCCTTGCAGGCACTTCAAGAGATTGAATGCCTAGTGGTTGGCGTTGGTGGGATTTCGTTCTTTGTAAGGTTTACGGATTATTTCTTGCATAACTGGTAGTTCTTAGGAACTACTCCAGAGTTTAATTCTATTCCTTCCTCGTTCTCTGCTCTGTTTATGTCGAGTGACGTACCTTGTAACTCGTGTTTTTATACAGAAAGGGAGGAACCAGAAGAAGAATTGTCTGTGATCATTCATTCA
The Necator americanus strain Aroian chromosome I, whole genome shotgun sequence genome window above contains:
- a CDS encoding hypothetical protein (NECATOR_CHRI.G3548.T1) — protein: MRRLEELRTDVDRHIRSIMDFPKKGINFRDIMPLFANPSLVKDLCCAIAEHVRTDVGEINAIAALEARGFLFGPMIAVFLGVPFIPIRKKGKLPGDCIQASYEKEYGEDTVEVQKGAMSAGWKVVIVDDLLATGGTMKAAVEVVEKAGATVAEAFVLIELVPLQGRERISNVPVTALLSYQEA